tctctattaGCTGGTTGGTTGTCAGTGGCTTACCCCAAACCTAAACATACAGATTGAGGAATATGGCCAAATTTGGATCAATAACTGATAGATACAGTCTAAGGTTAGCTCTTCTattggtatatatatatgtgtgtgtatgtgtgtgtgtgttacttgaaATATCAAATGAATACATTGAACGTTTCTAAAGAGCTACTGCTATCATTGATGTTAGTGAATTCCTGTTTCACATAAAAGATTAACATCTAGCTAAGCATGGCTCCCAGTTCCCCTTGTTTGTTTATCGCTATTGGCATACCGTTCTTGGCACAAAGCTGATGTCGACTTTGTTGATGGCTCCACTGGTGATTTGAGTGCTGCGCAAAATaacgctctctctttccttctttactgttttcttcactgctgtgtttgaggTAGTTGGTGTGGTAGTCGGAGTGGAACCTTTCTGATGGGGAATACCACATTGTGTCGTATCATCAGCGTGATAATGATTATGtaaaacacaatgacacagaaaacacatacagtgtGAATTGTAATCAGGTTTCACAAGGCGAACTCAACCACGATGTCTGTGCTATTGAGACGCCTAGCGTCACGTTGTGACGGAGTCATTTGATACGGCTGTTCTAATTTGCTTACACTTTGGCCTAGTTTGTCTTGTCTCATGTTTCCCAGCAGCTAGTAAAACACAGGCGATGTTAAATAGATCATAAACAACCTGTACATTTTTGCATTCATTTGGCCACCTGTCTTATTTAATGTGCATAACATTATCGTATTACGACATTATGTTTCAACTCAGGAGGATATTCGATATCGATCTCATACCTTCTCTTCCTTGGAGGTAGCTGGTCTAGGCTTAGGTTGaggtttgtttgcttttgcctTCTTGTTGTCCTTGGGTTTAGGCAGAGTATCAATCTTAGCTTGGATCAAGTCCACGATCCTAAAGTCTGCATAAGCACGGGCAATGTCCAAGCAATTTTGCTCTGcaattaaaagattaaaagttTCTGACTCAAATGACACTCAAGCCAAGGTTCATTCATCTCATTGATTTAGATCATTGCGTATCAGGATATTGGTTGATAGTGGCTTCcaaaattaattttctttcGAGATTTTACCAAAGTAGCATCAAGATTGCGATCCAGTTGGGTTCAGTGGTAAGGCTGGTGACAAAGTGTTGATGGAGGTTATGATGACGTGATAATATTTGAGTGTTTACACTCAAATCTGATATTGATGAtaacacaaaaatgtgtttgctaTAGTAAGGCTTTATAAAACTGTTTTGGAAATGAAAGGCTATTCAAAGATTACATTGACATTTCATTGTGGAGAATGAGGAGACATGACAAGGCTGAGGTGAGTTGCTTTGATAACCTGTGGTGAAGCTGAGATACGGTCATTCTGAGGGAGAACAGAAGTGGTGAGGTTGTGTCGTTCTACCTTTCTTGTTTTCAGCAGTGACTTTAGCTCCAGCTTTGATGAGGTAGTCCACACAGCAGGGCCGGCCGCTCTCTATGGCTCTCATTAAGGGTGTGGCCCCGTTTAGAGCAGGAGCCTCCAACGATGCCCCTGCCTCCACCAGCAACTCAATGATATCCAGCTGCCCAGCATGGCAAGCATGGTGAAGTGGTGTCCAACTGAACTGGTCACATGCATTGATATTGGCTCTATGGCACAGTTTCACACCAGTTACTATTCACATTAGCCTTCTGGTACACAGAACGTAGTTATATATTAATGTAATAAGTAACATCAGTGACTGAGAACATATATAATAATGCAAAATAGCTCTAATGTATATCCTTTGTGAACGCTGGTATTTATCGTCACTGGCAACTAATCACAGTCTATAAAACAGGGATTTTAAAGCATATCATCCAAATTCTAAGATGTTCAGTGgaaataaacagaacaacaatAAGGCCAATAAAGAATTCCTCCAGGTCACTGTCCTTACCCAAGGTCAAGAAGATACTTGGCTACTTCATAGTTCCCAGTAGCACATGCTGTCATGAGCGGTGTCTTATAAAACCGGTCCTTAACATCCACAGGCACGTGCTGGCTGAAGGCCAGTTCAAGGGACTCCAAGTCTCCCGTCATAACGCACtggtttatgtttatgtaaatcCTCTCTGGCTCGTCAATGTACCAAGCTGAGTCATCCTCGATGGGGTGTACCGGCGGGTGGTCTCGGTCAAAGCGGTTGATGTCAGTGTGGAGCTGGAAGCTCTCAATCATGAAATGCGGCGGCCCCCCGTCGGCACGGCGATAGACGAGCTCGGGTGGGATGGTACATATGGGCAGAGGAGGTTTGAACTTCGCCTTCTTCTTGGCCTTCGCCCCccttcctttcttcttcttcttctttggtcCATAGGAGGCAATAACAAAAGTTTTGGGCAGGTACTTAAGGCCTTTAAAGAACTCGTTAAGGTTGATCAAGCCCTCCCTCCGTTTGTCATGAGCGAACAGCAGCATCTGGAGGTGACTGTCGTCGACGGGTGCCTGAAGCTGCTGCAGCACAGACGCGAACACTTCCCTGGAGACCACGTCCGTGTCGAAGGTATCGTCTGCAGCGGAGTCGAAAGCGCTTCTCAACGCTGCTTCATTCTCATGGGACCAGTCGTGAAGAGTGACAGCCCAGGGCTCATTGGTTGTGGATGTGCCTGTGTTTAAGATCCTGCCATGCAGTCGCTCAGCTCTCTTCAGCTCTTTGACCGCAGCCTTATGACCATTGTCTTTGGCAATCTGACGTGGCAAGAGACCCTCTTGATTTTTCAGTTTAGGGTTACAACCTGAAGCAGAGAATGCAGGACACACATGAATCCCTGCCACTGCCTTATACTCAATCCATGTCTCCTGAACGGTTTATATGGGAACAATACTTGATTTCTATATTTCTAAGCTGAGGCCGGGAAAACACTTGGGAGAAATATTTACTCGAATCTACTTCTTGTTCCACAAATGTCCTGGCTACACCTGGCTACAGATGAGTAAATGGATCGAAATAAGGAACTTCTATCTCTAAGTGCTTGTATGTGCTTGGTTTACCTCTTTGAGCAAGGAACCTGCAGCACTCAGTGAATCCACCTCGGGCAGCATAATGTAGAGGAGTGTTCCCCTCTGCTGTCATCACACCTATATCTGCTGAGTAGGCTGAAAGCACCTGTATGACCTGGAAAAACCCGAGCTTGATGTTTAATGGCTCTTTTAGCTCTAAGAGGCTGCTTCACGGTGCAACACAAAATTTTATTTCATCTGAGTATTCACCAGTGCATACTTTGAAACTATGGTTCACTGTAAAGTCATCTAACATGTGAATAttcaacacaccactgaactaCACCAGAGCGCTTTACTTTATACTACTATTACTTTACTTTATACACTTTATTACACCAGACGTTTTCCAGTTACAATTGTTTTACCACAATGGAAAACCAACCACCAGCAGAGGAAGCTCTGAAATACACTAGCCATTATTAcaatacagtcataacacatcCTCTGGCTATGAAGTACTCACCTCAAAGAAGCCTCCTTTTGCAGCAAAATGGGCGGCATGGAACCTTTTCTTGTCCAGAGCATTGACACTGGCTCCATTTTTGAGGAGAGCCCGTACAAGTTCCACTGCCCCTACTCTGGCTGCCTCCATTAGAGCAGTGCGACCTGTCACCTacgttcatacacacaaagccTCCACGTTTAGATTCAACTCATTAGATTACAGGACAGAGAGCGAGCGTGCTCCTGCTGAAAGTGCATTGACAGATATACACTGTCAGCAAGTTTTGGGAACAAAGTGTGTTACGGACAATGTTGGACTGGGAAACTTGAAAGGGAATTACCCAGTGCAGAGATGCTCTGCAATAAAGGAACATCTTTCAAGTTCTTTTGATGTCAGCCTGTCCTAACtgcatgcagaaaaaaaactgaataatcAAGTTACAGCGGATGACACCAAAGTTTTCTCCTAAAACCTGCATTTGGTAGATGAATCTCTTCTCCCTGTCCAAGTAATAAAACATTTGGGTCTCACTCCTCTTTACACATGTGTACAGTTCTCCTGTATATAATTTATAATGTCTTGTATGGGTGCTTCTGATTCATAAGTCATTTCAGGTACATGCTCTGGAAAGACAAAATATTGTATATAGAGTAGACAGCTATATGGAAAAGGCCTTCACCGCCAACAACTGCATCACAATGGTATcgtgatgaaaaaacaaaaaaccaaaaaacggAACACTCCGTAAAGGTCTTCATACCTGACTGGTGGCATTGGGGTCGGCGCCTTTCTCCAAGAGGCTCATGCACATGGGCTCGCATTCGAGAGCATGCTCACACGCCAGCAGGAGCACGGGCACCCCCGCGAATGAGACGTTGTTCACGTCGGCCCCGCTGTCAAGAGCCACCTGCAGGCATCGCATGTGCCGCTTGGTGGGGAAGATGCAGTAGAAGAGAACGCCTGGGAGAGCAGCCAAAAGGTGGATCAGATTACAGACAGCCTTTACTGGATGATGCCCCTGATCTGTAATTAGATGTACTGTGGACCTCCGCAAAGTAGGCATGCTGCAATTTACTGCACAGCATCTCCGTAGATTCTATGGGTATCATTAAATTATTATGCAGTGGACAATTGCAATGGAGTGCTTGGGCATCATTGATCGCAGGCATGAATTGTCTCAGGGAGACACTTGAAGCATTGACTTCATCAATATCTTAGCAGTCACGTAGAGAGTCTGCATTTCAATGAGTCAAATGGTCCTCAAGGTATCAGTTCAAACAATGTCTAACAATGCTCAAAGAGGTCAAAGTCCTTGTTACAGAAACTACACTAAGCACTCAGAACCCATCATAATGTAAGTCAGGATGAAACTATAGTACACTGAATTCATAGATCTCTAATTACATGGTGGATGACGGAGTCTTTCTTTTTATTAGTAACGCGTAGCACTTTCATAATTCTCTCATAACACTGTAATTAATACTACATAAACATTTGTACTTGTTTAGGTTAAAAAATGCAGCTctatgtttatttgttgttgttgacataGGTATTTTGGATGTACACATAATGATGGTTACAGCATGGGGCTTAAGcggttgtgtgtctgtaatatgGAGGCCCACAGAAAGTTTGTTGAAGCAAACATTAATAATGGTGTTACTGGACAAAGGATAGTGTCATTGATTGAATGACATATGACCAGATACCTTTCCCCTCCTCATCAACCAAGGTCATTTTAGCTTGCTTCTGTGCCAGAAAAGAGACCATGACGTCATGTCCGAGTTCTGCGGCCAGCATCACTGGTGTACGACCACGCTTGTCTTGCACATTGGGTCGGGCACCTTGAGAAAAGAGGAAGGTGCCCATATCCACGTTGTTTGAAACGGCTGCCAGGTGTAGAGTGCCTTTGCCCTCTCGCGGCTCCGTGACATTGATAAGGTCACCGACACCCATCCGCACCAGTTTCTCAATCTGTGCCTTGTCTCCCCCGTGAACACACTGGAGCAGTCGGTAGATCTGCACCTCCTCCAAACGACCTTCGGCCACGGAGCTCATTATTCTGACAAGAAGATACAGTGCGTATAGTTGTGCAGCCTATGTAGGTATCGGCCTATCAAAGTCAATTAAACTGCTCTAACTACCTGTTAAATAGGCTGTTTTGGAAACTGTCCGGCCTAGCCTACACATTGTTGTAACCCTCTGCTGTTACCATGCATGCCACACTTAATGTTAAACGTTAGTTGACTAAGAACAATTAAAAGGATGTTGCACTTGAGTAACTCGTGTATAGACGAAAACACAATTCACGTCGACGACTAAACATACTCAAAATAGGTCAACGCGAGCTCGCTGTGTACCTTGAAAAGATTGTAATGACATAATGGACTTTTCCACGCAAACTTTCCGGGAGCCTAGCGTGGCCCAGCTTATAACCAAGAAAAGACAACTTACCTTTAGCTTTACGAATACTGACAACGGGGGAAATCTTCACATTTGCCAACACACGTGCTGACCAACCAGGACTTGAACTCAATCAACTTTCAATGGAATTTTTCAGTAGTTGTTTCCGGCCGGCAGGTTGTGTAAACGCGGATGAGACACATCCCTATGGCAACAGAACGCCGTGAACACTTGGGAAAGCCTTCTTAGGAATCGGCCTACAGTGTCTTGAAATGCACCGTGTCTTGTTCACTGGCTCACCTCAGGTAGAATTACAGGTTATTTACTACTAATCTTGACCATTGATGAGTAATGAGAACCTAATTTCAGTTTACATGGAAATATTTTCCAGCATGTAAGGAACTTCGTGCGTGAATGACACGCgaatactatttttttttaatgagaagaaAGTCTCGAACATTTTTAGAAACTAGACAGGACCATGACCGGCGTGGATCTGCAAGGGTTTTGCATAATTTAAGGACAACCAGATGCTATATTAAAACTACGTTGCTTACCGCCACAGGGTCTTCAGGAAGCGTTAACACTGGACACAAGATGTCACTAGTACCACACCGGTTGAGCTAGGTCTATTAAAAACAATGGGCCTTGCAACtgaaatatatgcaaatatataaataaagtgATAGCCAAATTGTTCAGTGCATAGATTACTTAAGGGAAAAACTGAtccactgtaaaaataaaacaataacaacaaaataataataataacaacaataacaacaacaacaacaataataatagtaataataacaacaataataacaatatataAGACAATAGCGGTTCTTTGGACAATATTATTGTCAGACCAGGACTTCTGAAATGCACATTTCAGCGACTCTGAAATGCACTTTTTTGGCTCCCTAGAGCTTCGGATGAAAGCATGACTCCTTCATTAAAGAGACCCAGAACCCAGTGAACATAAACAACAGGACAGACTCTCTTTTGACCTTTTTAAATACACTACTCCACACAATTATCCCATGCATATGCTGAAATGCCAGACACTCTCAAAAATCAAATTATAATTCCATGTGAGAGACTGAAACTCCCTATAAAGCAGAATACTGATATTTTCACTGCCATGGCCATGAAAAGGCCATGAAATTTCTAAACTAATGACCCTTGTTCCAATAACATTGGCCTGGATCGGGAAAAAGAGTTTTAGCTGTAGAATGAACACATTCCATGTTCAGTGTCAAACTGAACCACTGAGACATAGtatatacagagagaacacacaaacaaagcagctAGTTGTGTAAAATTAAATACCTGTATTTGAAAtacaaaagtcaaacaaacataTCCTTGTGGCATGTAACTCTTGTGCTGTGAGTcgtaaaaataacacacacaaaaaaaatgcacagactTTTCTCAACAGAAATGAGCGGGTATAAATGTGATTCAGTATTGCTTCTGGTATGGTGAAAAACAATCATACAGACTAAGGCAACctagaggggaaaaacaaatattcaaaagaaaagacaagcaacttgaaaaataaaaactctttaaaaacctaaaaaaaaaacccgtaaGGTTTTTGTTCTAAACATCAGAAACAGATGCACATCTGCTCATGTCCCAGGTGAATCAAGGAGTGAGCTTTGGGACCactggcaataaaaaaaaaactctctcaaacaACCTGAACGTTCGATAAAATGGCATGAAACAGGATTAGGAGAGATCCAGCTTTcggtggttctttttttttttctttagaataaATATACAAAGACTTTGAATGTGTGATTTCAAAACATGAAGTTCATAATAAAAAGCTATTTCGAATCCCTTTGCATTAGGGAAAACTTCAGGAATGGACCACCAAAAATTCTCTGGCCAATCTGGACTTTATGGCAAATTATTCAGCTTAGTAGTCaatctgtttgtgttcatttcagagttatttCAAATCAGCATACAAATTTGACTGTCATGGGAACAGTAAATAACAGTCATATAAAACACTTCACTGCTGAACCTTCAAAGGGGTTGCCAAAAATAAGCTGTGTTtagaaaaaaagtctctttttagCCCTTAGCAGTAATGTTCCTAAAATACCCTCTCATGCTACTGTGGGAAAGAAACTGTAAATGAGCATCCATCACTTTATGTGTGCGCTACATCAGTGTAGCTTTGGAGATGTAAACTCTTTCTTCAGGTATGATAAAATGAGCAGTTTCAAAGGGTAATGCacagcagattaaaaaaaaaaaagataaaaagcaaaacattacaaTATAACAACAGCATTTACTCTTGAAATACACTTAATGAATACAGACATTTGAGaaggtacacacgcacacgcacgcacacacacacacgcatacaaagaCATACACTTCTTCAGTTAACTCTTCTCTTTGAAAAATGGCATAGTTCAGATGGAGCTAACTTCATAGCAATGCTGGGAATACGTTGGCAGAGCCTACAGCTCCTTTTTCGGCAGTAAACTCTTGGGTTCCCAGTGCCTGCCTGATAAATGTCCAGGCAATAATGAAAAGAACTTGCAGTGATGTTTGTAGCAACATTCATCCAAAGTAGCGCagcaaattaattaaaaaaaaaaaaaaaacacactctttttctgATGTACGTAACTAAAAGCTTTTTCAAAGCGGTGAACTATTTCAAAATCATCAGACTGATCCCAAACATCAATTTAAGGTTAAAAAATTTGTTGCCTCGACAAAATTGGATACTCATCTTCCTTTCCAAATGTTGTACCATTGTTATCCACAGTAACAAATATGATCTGGATTTAACATATACATGTTGTATCATACAAATCTAAATAGCAACTTGtaagaaaatattttctctgcaaataaattttcatatttaacacTCAGCATACTTCAAACAACCCAGATGATAACAAGATTCTATCAAAGTTTCCCCTAAAGATGAATCATGACTACTATAACATCGTTTCTCCTCAGCAATGgagtttttgtgtgttctgtctATATAATTGCATCGACGTCTTCATAGAGCAGCATACCACTGAATATGGTCAGGGGTTCTATGGAGTGGGCTAGTTTGCCTGTGACCAGATCAATGCAGACGATGTCTCCTTCCTCAAGGGGAAGTATGATGTTGAAGACTGCCACAGATCCAGGTGTGTGCCTGGCATCTGCCGTAGGCTTCTCAAGGCCCTCGGGTTGGTAGCCAGCTGAGTCTCCACGGGCAATGCCTAAATTGGACTTGGACAAGACTGCTTCAATTTTCACGTTCTTATGACCTGTCAGGACAGCACTGAAGAAGTACCGCCCATTCACTGGTGCTGTGAACATGCCtgagaaaatgcagaaatgcatgatgaaatgaaacactttAAGTTTTAGGTGGCAGTTCATCTGTAGATTTTTGCGATAAACCAGCAAACAGACCTTGTGAAATAATAACCTTACTTGTTATATACTTGCAATATACAGTTCAAATCATCAGGCCTCAAATTATCTGAAAGGTCATCGTACCTGTTCTTGGATTGTAGAACTGTCCCTCGTTAACAAAGACCTTATCAAAGATGATGGTGCCAGCAGTGACCTGTGGTTTTGTAAGTGCAGCTGAGAAGGACAGCCTTGGTACTTTGGCATCTTCACCTGGAGGACCTGGTGggcaaaatataaaacatataaaactgtggtctgcagagagagaaaacagaagtgaCGAGAAATTATTGACAGAGTACAAACCTTCTTCACCCCGCAGGCctgaaaaacaagaagacaaaGACTTGGTTACGTTATTCTTGAATTTTGGATAGAGTGATGCTTTTTAAGGTTGATAGTGTATATTCTGAATCAATGACCAGCCCAATTTTACCTGGAGGTCCAACTGGCCCCTCTTTGCCTTGTTTGCCTTGGGGTCCGTCTTTGCCAGGAGGTCCCCTTGGCCCAGGGAGGCCGGAATAGCCCCTTTCTCCCCGTGGGCCAGGCTCCCCTGGAGGTCCTGATAGAGGATGAAAGAATTTATTCTGGTGAGAAATATATCTAATTCCAGTGTTAATTTTAGCAGGTgaattttgatttagtcttagatttagtcttttgactaaaatacatatacattgttttggtcatattttagtcatttgatcgttattagttttagtctagtttcaGTCAATGAAAACTAtacaagttttagtcaaattttagtcaaatgaggtttgtggtatttttcccacTGATTTTGCACCCACACTGTTTGCAgtgctttttattttcagttgtattatagctaAGATGTGTCCACAgatccattctttttcttcttccgaGAGAAGCCATGATTTGAGTTGCCAAACTGACGTTATTTACAAATGTTTAACATTCGATTTTCAGAGGAGGGCAGCACTACCAGTTTGTATCAACCAGTCATAAGCATACAATACATGGCTGTGCATATCTTGCAttgagtgcatgcatgtatttGGATGAAAAACTATAGGCCTATGGTAGCTAATTGCTTGCCCattcgtctgtctctgacattatcgtGTCGTTATTATTTGTCaatgaaaatggtaatatattatgtcacagtttttattttcaaaggtgtgtttttatgtaGTTATCATATTGTTTTCATCGTGGAAAAAAGTTCATTGATGAACATTTTTTGTCACAGTTGTCAGCGAAGAAATTAACGCTGTCTAATTCGAGCCAGCTGATGTCTGTTTGTCCTTAAAATCTATTATTAAATGAGAAACGACAGTTCGCtaaatttattattaaaaatacaCAGGGACACTCACCAACAAAGTCTTGTTCAGTGAAGGTCTGAAATTCTTTAAGCACTTCTATTATGGATGAGTTAAGGCTGTTCATCTTGCCATGGATATTCTCCAAGTGTGTGCTCTGGATGCTTTCAATGGCCTCGCCTTGGGAAATGACAGTTGCATTTAGCCCATTGACACAGTTCCAGAGTCCTGAGACATGTCTGCCCAAAGCATCTTTGATCCTCTCTAGGCTCTCCGACATCGAGTCTAAACGACCACAGATACCCTCCATTTTAGACAGCCTCTTCTGCAGCCCATCACCAGAGTGCTTGCATTCACTTATCTCAACCATGACACTACTATTAAAGTGGTGGAACTCCTCGCTTACTCTGTCAAAGGTCCCCCTGCTATCCTCCACATGTTCATCCAATTCCCGTTGGAGCTTATCAAGCTCAGTGAAGAATCTATCCTTTGTGGAGCCAAGATCTACAATGGCATTGTTATGGCGTTGAACTGTCCGATTAAGGCCCTTCAGAGTGTCGCTGATGGCAGTGAAGGTCCCGATCACTCCTGAGAGCTCACCTTGGAGTGACTTGAGGTCCCTGCCCAATGTGCTGGTGATGGCACGTTGGTCATTAATATGCTTCTTGTGCTCCTCCGAACTGACTGTGCATTGTCCCTTGCATTTTTCAACATCCTCTTTAAGCTTTCCCACTTCCTCCTGCAGGTTTGAACATACCTGGGAGCAGACAGTTTCATCAGAGTCAATTCTGTTGTGCAACACTGTGATCTCCCCTTGC
This sequence is a window from Chanos chanos chromosome 4, fChaCha1.1, whole genome shotgun sequence. Protein-coding genes within it:
- the ankef1a gene encoding ankyrin repeat and EF-hand domain-containing protein 1; the protein is MSSVAEGRLEEVQIYRLLQCVHGGDKAQIEKLVRMGVGDLINVTEPREGKGTLHLAAVSNNVDMGTFLFSQGARPNVQDKRGRTPVMLAAELGHDVMVSFLAQKQAKMTLVDEEGKGVLFYCIFPTKRHMRCLQVALDSGADVNNVSFAGVPVLLLACEHALECEPMCMSLLEKGADPNATSQVTGRTALMEAARVGAVELVRALLKNGASVNALDKKRFHAAHFAAKGGFFEVIQVLSAYSADIGVMTAEGNTPLHYAARGGFTECCRFLAQRGCNPKLKNQEGLLPRQIAKDNGHKAAVKELKRAERLHGRILNTGTSTTNEPWAVTLHDWSHENEAALRSAFDSAADDTFDTDVVSREVFASVLQQLQAPVDDSHLQMLLFAHDKRREGLINLNEFFKGLKYLPKTFVIASYGPKKKKKKGRGAKAKKKAKFKPPLPICTIPPELVYRRADGGPPHFMIESFQLHTDINRFDRDHPPVHPIEDDSAWYIDEPERIYININQCVMTGDLESLELAFSQHVPVDVKDRFYKTPLMTACATGNYEVAKYLLDLGANINACDQFSWTPLHHACHAGQLDIIELLVEAGASLEAPALNGATPLMRAIESGRPCCVDYLIKAGAKVTAENKKEQNCLDIARAYADFRIVDLIQAKIDTLPKPKDNKKAKANKPQPKPRPATSKEEKKGSTPTTTPTTSNTAVKKTVKKERESVILRSTQITSGAINKVDISFVPRTVWGKPLTTNQLIEKREKRRERFSHDVDFDDFLMPFSKNILKKSLELSG